In Triticum aestivum cultivar Chinese Spring chromosome 5B, IWGSC CS RefSeq v2.1, whole genome shotgun sequence, the following proteins share a genomic window:
- the LOC123111689 gene encoding GDP-fucose transporter 1 — translation MAKQHYATSSLVIGYALCSSLLAIINKYAVTKFNYPGLLTTLQYLTSAAGVWALGKLGFLCHDPFNLETAKKFAPAAIVFYLAIFTNTNLLVHANVDTFIVFRSLTPLLVAIADTTFRKQPCPSKLTFSSLVIILGGAVGYVITDSAFSLTAYSWALAYLVTITAEMVYIKHIVTNLGLNTWGFVLYNNLLSLMISPIFWFLTGEHKSVFSAVESRVEGWFQLDAFVAVALSCLFGLLISFFGFAARKAISATAFTVTGVVNKFLTVAINVTIWDKHASAFGLVSLLFTLAGGVLYQQSVTAKGNIASAQRETASEQLKDESDGAEYDEEKQKLISSGVPSA, via the coding sequence ATGGCGAAGCAACACTATGCAACCAGCAGCCTTGTGATAGGCTATGCCTTGTGCTCGAGCTTGCTGGCGATCATTAACAAGTATGCCGTCACAAAGTTCAATTACCCTGGCCTCCTGACAACGCTACAGTACTTGACATCTGCTGCTGGTGTTTGGGCCCTTGGAAAGCTAGGTTTTCTCTGCCATGACCCCTTCAACCTGGAGACTGCCAAGAAATTTGCACCGGCTGCTATTGTCTTCTACCTCGCCATATTTACAAACACAAACCTCCTTGTTCATGCCAATGTGGACACGTTCATAGTTTTCAGATCCTTGACTCCGCTTTTGGTTGCTATTGCTGACACAACCTTCCGGAAGCAACCATGCCCTTCCAAGCTCACATTTTCATCCCTTGTTATCATATTGGGAGGAGCGGTTGGCTATGTGATTACAGATTCTGCATTCAGCCTCACAGCATACTCTTGGGCGCTTGCCTATCTGGTGACAATAACAGCTGAGATGGTGTACATCAAGCATATTGTGACGAATCTGGGTCTAAACACATGGGGTTTTGTGCTGTATAACAACCTTCTTTCCTTGATGATATCCCCCATCTTTTGGTTTTTGACAGGGGAGCACAAGTCGGTCTTCTCAGCAGTCGAATCACGTGTTGAGGGTTGGTTCCAGCTCGATGCCTTTGTCGCGGTGGCATTGTCATGCTTGTTTGGGTTACTCATCAGCTTCTTTGGCTTTGCGGCTAGGAAAGCAATCTCAGCCACGGCATTCACGGTGACTGGGGTTGTGAACAAGTTCCTCACAGTGGCAATCAATGTGACGATCTGGGACAAGCACGCCAGTGCATTTGGTTTGGTTAGCCTGCTATTCACTCTTGCTGGTGGAGTACTCTATCAGCAATCAGTTACTGCAAAAGGAAATATTGCATCAGCTCAGCGTGAAACGGCATCGGAGCAACTTAAGGATGAAAGTGACGGTGCTGAGTATGATGAGGAGAAACAGAAGCTTATTTCATCTGGAGTGCCTAGTGCATGA
- the LOC123111688 gene encoding disease resistance protein RGA2, with amino-acid sequence MADVSPSLSRAVATRPLRRRRPTTSTLQPPAETATDRKSKVTGAEARATSRKATTAWLVAYQEAAYAWDDAVDDLEAHVEKEKEQQPSPEEARRPSILRWLLRSPAVHRTEKKLNANIEKLDKKVRAVLQRGREQDLIQMDWQRHDWISKFSGSPSTNSSSLGNLEQEKMKLIDILTDSQSSSTVVAIVGCCGIGKTALARKVYDDCYTRNVFNTTIWVDGSKESTGAGLLSVAARAAGGKPGTEEQSREKIMDMLAVMLEGKRFLLVLDDISSHHNHESFLEDLSFVKHGSRILIITRDQSVAAGMNRSYIHNMQEWPFQDCWTLLCASAGLDKEHDKENLREIVITIIQRCNKVPLAIKIIGGVLATKDPTQAEWQQVNESELWSLDLEDIPGGMKKLSGPVYMAYSNLPYRLKLCFLYCLQLPEGFVISQHVVTQMWIAEGFIIEEENDCDPQDIADRFYRELVLTNLLEPEIGSADMTRCTVHGCVRSVLQLLIKHRWFGKNKWASSIEEAGNLTRFRTVICKNPLADRGLDKVFMGRRYLRVLDLTGTGIRHIPGSIALLHHLRLLNLSLTQIMELPESIESLRNLQFLLLRCCNGLHSLPEGISKLHNLQCLDLEGSAPQLVLPSLVDLKQLTTLCGFIVNHKEVTEKDVSGWPLEDLEHMNSLRSLQILKIDRVVQFTRAQEAALEMKSHLTQLDLCGSTSDMHLHVPAAEARRLHGVLNSLCPPGCLESLKIASYHGRLFPDWLPQLPSLQRLVLADCKFCESLPCLGQLPQLKFLTITGFSKLLTIQRGRYTGPAFLKLEHLHVDDMDKLESWTGFQAGDFPSLIKFHLDSCPNIESFPACLEYSKQLTSMKVVAAGSLIVIGNLPMLKELIVQDSKTLTTVFNLPSLEVLMVIGCSGLQDVKGLRCVKHLRIVDRELTRLPDWLTGHASVLQTLTVFGTEELLGMLVPSGKDWPAIRDIEKVYGNLTDGSPFFTYTKKMGDFQAFGEQRDLVVRSVVDHQLEGWSSHFMARSFISRISMHNTIKWYLIPLLATALVLLLSMVEEIKVIGVFLVFFAIIACFWCLYFFSICKASN; translated from the coding sequence ATTCTCCGTTGGCTCTTACGATCACCAGCTGTCCATAGGACAGAGAAGAAATTGAACGCCAATATTGAAAAGCTGGACAAGAAAGTGCGTGCGGTTTTACAGCGGGGACGGGAACAAGACCTTATACAAATGGACTGGCAGCGACACGATTGGATAAGTAAATTTTCCGGGAGCCCGTCCACTAACTCTAGTAGCCTGGGAAACCTAGAGCAGGAAAAGATGAAGTTGATTGATATTTTGACTGACAGCCAAAGCTCCAGCACTGTTGTTGCCATAGTTGGGTGCTGTGGAATTGGCAAGACTGCATTGGCACGAAAGGTATATGATGATTGCTACACGAGAAATGTTTTCAATACAACTATATGGGTAGATGGTTCCAAAGAGTCAACTGGTGCGGGGTTACTGTCCGTGGCCGCACGTGCCGCTGGTGGGAAACCTGGAACAGAAGAACAAAGTAGGGAGAAAATTATGGACATGTTGGCTGTAATGCTTGAAGGGAAGAGATTCTTACTGGTTCTTGATGATATATCCAGTCACCATAACCATGAGAGTTTCCTGGAAGACCTCTCGTTTGTAAAGCATGGAAGCCGAATTCTGATCATAACTCGAGACCAGAGTGTTGCAGCAGGAATGAATCGTAGCTACATTCATAATATGCAGGAATGGCCTTTCCAAGACTGCTGGACTCTGCTCTGTGCTAGTGCTGGCCTGGACAAGGAACATGATAAGGAGAACTTGAGGGAAATTGTGATAACAATTATCCAGAGGTGTAACAAGGTCCCACTGGCTATCAAGATTATCGGCGGTGTCCTAGCAACCAAGGACCCAACACAGGCGGAGTGGCAGCAGGTTAATGAAAGTGAACTGTGGTCCTTGGATCTGGAGGACATTCCTGGTGGGATGAAGAAACTGAGTGGGCCTGTCTACATGGCATACAGTAATTTGCCATACCGTTTGAAGCTATGTTTCCTTTACTGCCTGCAGCTCCCAGAAGGCTTTGTGATTAGCCAGCATGTTGTTACTCAGATGTGGATAGCAGAGGGCTTTATCATCGAAGAAGAAAATGACTGCGATCCTCAAGATATCGCAGACCGCTTTTACAGGGAGCTGGTACTCACAAACCTTCTGGAGCCTGAGATTGGCTCTGCTGACATGACAAGATGCACGGTACATGGCTGTGTCAGGTCTGTTTTGCAACTCTTAATTAAGCACCGGTGGTTTGGGAAGAACAAGTGGGCATCTAGTATTGAAGAAGCAGGAAATCTGACAAGGTTCAGGACAGTTATCTGCAAGAATCCCTTGGCTGACCGTGGCCTGGACAAAGTGTTTATGGGGCGGAGATATTTGAGAGTGTTGGACCTTACTGGCACCGGTATTAGGCACATTCCAGGGTCAATAGCACTTCTCCATCACCTTAGGCTCTTAAATCTTTCTCTGACTCAAATCATGGAACTTCCAGAGTCCATTGAGAGCCTCAGAAATCTGCAATTCTTGCTCCTCCGGTGTTGCAATGGGCTTCATTCTCTGCCAGAGGGAATCAGTAAGCTGCACAACTTGCAGTGCCTCGATCTTGAAGGATCAGCGCCACAGCTTGTCTTGCCAAGCTTGGTAGACTTGAAGCAGCTAACTACTCTGTGTGGTTTCATAGTGAATCATAAGGAAGTAACTGAGAAAGATGTCAGTGGGTGGCCATTGGAAGACCTGGAACATATGAATTCTTTGAGAAGCCTCCAGATACTGAAGATAGACAGAGTTGTGCAGTTTACCAGGGCACAAGAAGCTGCACTGGAGATGAAGTCTCACCTCACACAGCTTGATCTATGTGGTAGCACCAGTGATATGCATCTACACGTACCAGCGGCAGAAGCTAGAAGGCTCCATGGAGTTCTTAACAGTCTCTGCCCACCCGGATGCCTAGAGTCTCTCAAAATAGCAAGTTACCACGGGCGATTATTTCCAGATTGGTTGCCGCAGCTCCCCAGTCTCCAACGGCTGGTTCTTGCTGATTGCAAATTCTGTGAGAGCCTCCCTTGTCTCGGACAGCTACCTCAACTCAAGTTTCTCACCATAACTGGCTTTTCCAAGTTGCTCACCATTCAGCGAGGGCGGTACACAGGACCAGCATTTCTGAAGCTAGAGCATCTCCATGTAGATGACATGGACAAGTTGGAGTCATGGACAGGATTCCAAGCTGGTGACTTTCCTTCCCTGATCAAGTTTCATCTAGATAGCTGCCCCAACATAGAGTCATTCCCAGCTTGCCTTGAGTACTCCAAACAACTGACAAGCATGAAGGTTGTTGCTGCTGGTAGCCTCATAGTAATTGGCAACCTACCCATGCTCAAAGAGTTAATTGTGCAAGACAGCAAAACTCTTACTACTGTCTTCAATCTTCCATCACTTGAAGTCCTGATGGTCATTGGCTGCTCTGGGCTGCAAGATGTGAAGGGACTCAGATGTGTAAAGCACCTCCGCATAGTAGACAGAGAGCTCACAAGGCTTCCAGATTGGTTGACAGGGCACGCTTCAGTGCTACAGACGTTGACTGTATTTGGCACGGAGGAACTGCTTGGCATGTTAGTTCCCAGTGGCAAAGATTGGCCGGCCATTCGTGACATCGAAAAAGTTTATGGTAACCTGACTGATGGATCTCCATTTTTCACATACACAAAGAAGATGGGCGATTTCCAAGCATTTGGAGAGCAACGAGATCTTGTTGTCAGGTCAGTAGTTGACCATCAATTGGAGGGCTGGTCTTCACATTTCATGGCTAGGAGTTTTATCTCTCGAATCAGCATGCACAATACCATCAAATGGTATTTGATTCCTCTGCTTGCCACTGCCCTGGTGCTTTTGCTGTCCATGGTTGAGGAGATTAAAGTCATAGGAGTCTTCCTCGTCTTCTTCGCTATCATAGCATGCTTTTGGTGTCTTTACTTCTTCAGTATCTGCAAAGCTTCAAACTAA